Proteins found in one Lycium ferocissimum isolate CSIRO_LF1 unplaced genomic scaffold, AGI_CSIRO_Lferr_CH_V1 ctg16389, whole genome shotgun sequence genomic segment:
- the LOC132042590 gene encoding stearoyl-[acyl-carrier-protein] 9-desaturase, chloroplastic produces the protein LIFSKVHNSNSASANCREGGNLKKPFSPPREVHVQVTHSMPPEKREIFDSLHDWAENNILVHLKPVEKCWQASDFLPDPASEGFDEQIKELRERCKEIPDEYFVVLVGDMITEEALPTYQTMLNTLDGVRDETGASLTPWAIWTRAWTAEENRHGDLLNKYLYLSGRVDMRQVEKTIQYLIGSGMDPRTENNPYLGFIYTSFQERATFISHGNTARHAKEYGDMKLAQVCGIIAADEKRHETAYTKIVEKLFEVDPDGTVLAVADMMRKKISMPAHLMYDGRDDNLFEHFSAVAQRLGVYTAKDYADILEFLVGRWEIEKLTGLSGEGHKAQDYVCGLAPRIRKLEERAQARAKQKAPVPFSWVFGREIEL, from the exons CTAATCTTTTCAAAAGTGCATAATTCTAATTCTGCTTCTGCTAATTGTAGGGAAGGTGGAAATCTGAAGAAGCCATTCAGTCCTCCACGAGAGGTGCATGTTCAAGTTACCCATTCCATGCCGCCAGAGAAGCGTGAAATCTTTGATTCCCTGCATGATTGGGCTGAGAATAATATCTTGGTGCACCTAAAGCCTGTTGAGAAGTGTTGGCAGGCCAGTGACTTTCTTCCTGATCCTGCCTCAGAAGGATTTGATGAGCAGATCAAGGAGCTAAGGGAGAGGTGCAAGGAAATTCCTGATGAATACTTTGTTGTATTAGTTGGAGATATGATCACAGAGGAGGCTCTTCCAACTTATCAGACAATGCTTAACACCCTGGATGGCGTTCGTGATGAAACTGGTGCCAGCCTAACTCCTTGGGCCATTTGGACGAGGGCATGGACTGCCGAGGAAAATAGGCATGGTGACCTTCTCAACAAATACTTATATCTTTCTGGAAGAGTTGATATGAGGCAAGTTGAAAAGACAATTCAGTACCTCATTGGCTCAGGGATG GATCCTCGCACGGAAAACAACCCGTATCTGGGTTttatctacacttccttccaagAGAGGGCAACCTTCATTTCTCATGGAAATACAGCTCGTCATGCTAAGGAGTATGGGGACATGAAACTAGCACAGGTATGTGGTATCATTGCTGCAGATGAGAAGCGTCATGAGACTGCATATACCAAGATTGTGGAGAAGCTATTTGAAGTTGACCCAGATGGCACTGTATTGGCTGTCGCTGACATGATGAGGAAAAAAATCTCGATGCCAGCTCATCTGATGTATGATGGCCGGGATGACAACCTCTTCGAACACTTCTCTGCTGTTGCTCAACGCCTTGGCGTGTACACTGCAAAGGATTATGCAGATATTCTTGAGTTTCTGGTGGGAAGATGGGAAATAGAGAAATTGACAGGTCTTTCTGGTGAAGGACACAAAGCGCAAGATTATGTATGTGGTCTGGCTCCGCGTATTAGAAAATTGGAGGAGAGGGCACAAGCCAGGGCCAAGCAGAAGGCTCCTGTTCCTTTCAGCTGGGTATTTGGTAGAGAGATTGAGCTTTGA